The nucleotide sequence GCACCCTTTTTTTTCAGCAGGCCGATGCAGACTTGCACTTCTTCTTTGGTGAGGCCTGCTGCTTCAGGAATATCGGTTAAGGTGAGTTCTTTCTTTTTTTTCTCGGCTTCTGTCAGTGCTGCAAGAAATCGTTTTTCAGGAAGGCCTTTTTTGGTGTACAGCCGGCCGTTGCTGTCCAGCTCTGCCATTTCCCGTTCGCTGCTCGTGAGCGTAACCAGCTCTTTGTTTGAAAGCCACTGGAGCGCGCGAACAGTTTCTGTTTCTCCAAGATTTGCGATTTTTGCCAGCTGCTCAATTCCTAAGGTTTCATGTTCCGCAAGAATCGGCAGTACTTTGCGCTCAAAGAGGTGGAGCTGGCCAAGTATCTTTTTTATTTCTTTTATGTCTTCGGTGCTGGCGTCGGTTTTCATGGTTTCCCCGTGGAAACGGTGGGGCAGGCGGTTGTTTATATACTTTTGTCCTGATTTTTAATATTTTTACTTATGCCCATTTCTATCTTAGTATGCATTTAAAAAAGAGAGAATAAAAATAAAAAATGTGCATAATTTACTTAATCGGCTTCATATCTCGCCATGCCGTGTCAAACAGGCTTTCCATGGTTCGGGCGAAGAATGGCGAGTTGACCCAGATGCCGAGGTCATAGCTCGGGTGCACGTCCTTGTCATCCAGCACCATGAAAATAAGTTCTTTCCCGTCGACAATGCAGAATCGCGCGTTGCTGTCAACATTGCGGATTTCCGCGAGGTTGCGCAGATCCTTGACTGCTTCGGAAGATTCTTTGGTAAGTGGCGCCGCAATTCTAATTTTTACACCGCGCTTTTTCAGGCGCTCAAAGGTTGACTTGAGGCCTTCTGCCTTGCGGATCAGGCCAGTTGCCGTGGTCATCAGGGTTACGGAATTTTCTGCGTTTCTAATTGTGAGTTCAAGATGATTGTCAAGGTTGTGCCTGCCGCGCAGGCTGCCAGAAAGATCAGTTGGCTCAATCAGGTCAATGCCTTGGGTGTGGAGTGTCTTGAGCTCTTCAAGCACATCGGTGCCTTTCATCTCTTCAAGCCGTTTGACACGCTCGTCTGCTTCAACTTTCATGTTTTTCTTGACGCGCTCAACAACTTCTTCAGGAGCGACTGCAATATATTTTATCGGCTTGCCGAGCTTGGTTATGGCAAATCCTTTTTTCTCAAGGCTTTCAAGAACATCATAACTTCTACTTCGTGGAACATTAGCAATGTCAGAAAGCTCACCAGCAGTCGAAACACCGCGAGAGAGCAGCGCTGTCCAGATTTTAACTTCATAGAGATTGAGTGCGAAGTATCGGCGGAGCTTGCTTAAAAATTCTTCTTTGACGATCATTGTCTAACCCCCCTCTTTTTTATAAACCGTTATTGTGTGTTAGTAGCTACTACGGTGCTACTACTTAATATATGTTACGCTTTTTTACTTTTTTTCAGACACAACACTTTTCTGAGGGGCTCGCGTTTTTACTGGCGAGTGGATTCTCGGCTTTTTATGCTCTTTTATAAGTGTTGTGTGCCTACTGGTGAATAAAAATCAGTCTGTATAAAAAGTTTCTTCTCTTCTAATGGGCGCGTTGAATCATACACTATCCGGTGCGTGGTTTGTGATACTCTCTTTTTTGTTGGCATTTTGTTACCTCTGCAGGGAAAACAGTTTTTGAAATGACAAAATATAAAAGATTCAATCATTTCCGGCTCTCCATGCGAATGATTGACTTTGCCAAAACCGAGGAATTTCTTAAAAAATACGCCCTCAAAACCCCCAAAGCGGAACTGGTAGCAGGTTTCAGCAGCGCAGCCAAGGAAAAACTGCGCAGCGCAGCCAGCAAGTTCGGTTTTCCGGTTGTTTTGAAGGTGATTTCCAAGGATATTCCCTGCATGAGCGCCGTTGGTGTGGTGCAGACGGTTGATTCTCCCGAACTCTTCGACAAAATACATGAAACGCTGCTCAAGAATCTCAAAAAAAAGAAGCCCAATGCAAAAGTGCAGGGTATCCTGGTGCAGAAGCATATATCTGGGCAGTTCCTCATTGTCGTTGTCCGGCATGATGCCCAATTT is from Candidatus Woesearchaeota archaeon and encodes:
- a CDS encoding acetate--CoA ligase family protein; protein product: MRMIDFAKTEEFLKKYALKTPKAELVAGFSSAAKEKLRSAASKFGFPVVLKVISKDIPCMSAVGVVQTVDSPELFDKIHETLLKNLKKKKPNAKVQGILVQKHISGQFLIVVVRHDAQFGAVVQIGAGVGAGCCTELEPLGIAHMATGFAPLDKKHAEAMAAAVPTPPASLADFLVKVSRCGAEQHLDLAVDVFFTSAGIEVVDAKLFEC
- a CDS encoding helix-turn-helix domain-containing protein produces the protein MIVKEEFLSKLRRYFALNLYEVKIWTALLSRGVSTAGELSDIANVPRSRSYDVLESLEKKGFAITKLGKPIKYIAVAPEEVVERVKKNMKVEADERVKRLEEMKGTDVLEELKTLHTQGIDLIEPTDLSGSLRGRHNLDNHLELTIRNAENSVTLMTTATGLIRKAEGLKSTFERLKKRGVKIRIAAPLTKESSEAVKDLRNLAEIRNVDSNARFCIVDGKELIFMVLDDKDVHPSYDLGIWVNSPFFARTMESLFDTAWRDMKPIK